A genome region from Danio aesculapii chromosome 2, fDanAes4.1, whole genome shotgun sequence includes the following:
- the eef1da gene encoding eukaryotic translation elongation factor 1 delta a (guanine nucleotide exchange protein) isoform X4 gives MSGLQGLAQENIWFDKSRYDEAERCFYEGANGIPQTSQERDASAILQDIAKARQNIQQSLTGVKTALQGSKGHARAPKPRERKSSQNASKSEDQSELVSRLKSLELDNRNLHKVVDDLRATLSKLESRMASLEKTQAPATKGVTVTKAAPVQKPKVEEHNGADDEDDDIDLFGSDEEDEEAERIKAERVKEYSQRKAKKPALIAKSSILLDVKPWDDETDMSKLEECVRSVQMDGLLWGASKLVPVGYGIKKLQINCVVEDDKVGTDILEEEITQFEDYVQSVDIAAFNKI, from the exons ATGAGTGGACTTCAGGGACTCGCCCAGGAGAACATCTGGTTTGACAAGTCCAGATACGACGAGGCTGAAAGATGCTTCTACGAGGGTGCAAACGGCATCCCTCAGACATCTCAG GAGAGAGATGCTAGTGCCATCCTGCAGGACATTGCTAAAGCCCGACAGAATATCCAGCAATCCCTTACCGGA GTGAAGACTGCTCTTCAGGGTAGTAAAGGGCACGCGCGCGCTCCGAAACCACGGGAGAGGAAGAGC AGTCAGAATGCCAGCAAGTCTGAGGATCAGAGCGAACTGGTCTCACGTTTGAAGAGTCTTGAACTGGACAACAGGAATCTGCACAAAG TGGTGGATGATCTGAGAGCCACACTGTCCAAACTGGAGTCCAGAATGGCCTCCCTGGAGAAAACTCAAGCACCAGCTACAAAAGGAGTTACTGTCACCAAG gCTGCTCCTGTCCAGAAGCCCAAGGTGGAGGAACACAACGGTGCAGATGATGAAGACGACGACATTGACCTGTTTGGCAGTGATGAAGAAGACGAAGAGGCAGAGCGCATTAAAGCAGAGCGTGTGAAGGAATACTCCCAGAGAAAAGCCAAAAAACCAGCCCTCATCGCCAAATCCTCCATCCTGCTGGACGTCAAACCT TGGGACGATGAGACGGACATGTCGAAGCTGGAGGAGTGCGTTCGCTCCGTTCAGATGGACGGGCTCCTGTGGGGAGCTTCAAAGCTGGTCCCCGTCGGCTACGGCATCAAAAAGCTGCAGATCAACTGCGTGGTCGAAGACGACAAAGTGGGAACAGACATTCTGGAGGAGGAGATCACCCAGTTCGAGGACTAC GTCCAGAGTGTGGATATTGCTGCCTTCAACAAGATCTGA
- the eef1da gene encoding eukaryotic translation elongation factor 1 delta a (guanine nucleotide exchange protein) isoform X3 encodes MENHRRPRAKEESRQEPTRNLPKSNDGRRKRIRSSRSENQGSEEEGHHHHDMTSQGNKGEKVWFNRNLYEQADDDYQNLLSAGAGVPPASSSPKDRIPRTLVFRAKRNGAQQSRDEDTQMHTHSYVSRQLQRGSTHHRSSSEPQKDRQLPKSSRKRVFSETERSPQKRDNITMSGLQGLAQENIWFDKSRYDEAERCFYEGANGIPQTSQSQNASKSEDQSELVSRLKSLELDNRNLHKVVDDLRATLSKLESRMASLEKTQAPATKGVTVTKAAPVQKPKVEEHNGADDEDDDIDLFGSDEEDEEAERIKAERVKEYSQRKAKKPALIAKSSILLDVKPWDDETDMSKLEECVRSVQMDGLLWGASKLVPVGYGIKKLQINCVVEDDKVGTDILEEEITQFEDYVQSVDIAAFNKI; translated from the exons ATGGAGAACCACCGAAGGCCTCGAGCCAAAGAAGAATCTAGACAAGAACCGACAAGAAATCTGCCAAAATCCAATGACGGAAGGAGAAAACGTATTCGTTCATCCCGGTCTGAAAATCAAGGTTCTGAAGAAGAAGGTCATCACCATCATGATATGACCTCTCAGGGAAATAAAGGAGAGAAGGTCTGGTTCAATCGCAACTTGTATGAGCAGGCCGACGACGACTATCAAAACTTGTTGAGCGCCGGGGCGGGCGTTCCTCCGGCTTCTTCCTCTCCAAAAGACCGAATTCCCCGCACCCTGGTCTTCAGGGCTAAACGCAATGGTGCACAACAATCTCGAGATGAGGACACCCAAATGCACACCCATTCCTATGTGTCACGCCAACTGCAGCGGGGTTCAACCCATCATCGCTCGTCATCCGAACCCCAGAAAGATCGACAGCTCCCAAAAAGTAGCAGGAAGAGGGTCTTCTCTGAAACTGAACGCTCCCCTCAAAAAAGGGACAA CATCACAATGAGTGGACTTCAGGGACTCGCCCAGGAGAACATCTGGTTTGACAAGTCCAGATACGACGAGGCTGAAAGATGCTTCTACGAGGGTGCAAACGGCATCCCTCAGACATCTCAG AGTCAGAATGCCAGCAAGTCTGAGGATCAGAGCGAACTGGTCTCACGTTTGAAGAGTCTTGAACTGGACAACAGGAATCTGCACAAAG TGGTGGATGATCTGAGAGCCACACTGTCCAAACTGGAGTCCAGAATGGCCTCCCTGGAGAAAACTCAAGCACCAGCTACAAAAGGAGTTACTGTCACCAAG gCTGCTCCTGTCCAGAAGCCCAAGGTGGAGGAACACAACGGTGCAGATGATGAAGACGACGACATTGACCTGTTTGGCAGTGATGAAGAAGACGAAGAGGCAGAGCGCATTAAAGCAGAGCGTGTGAAGGAATACTCCCAGAGAAAAGCCAAAAAACCAGCCCTCATCGCCAAATCCTCCATCCTGCTGGACGTCAAACCT TGGGACGATGAGACGGACATGTCGAAGCTGGAGGAGTGCGTTCGCTCCGTTCAGATGGACGGGCTCCTGTGGGGAGCTTCAAAGCTGGTCCCCGTCGGCTACGGCATCAAAAAGCTGCAGATCAACTGCGTGGTCGAAGACGACAAAGTGGGAACAGACATTCTGGAGGAGGAGATCACCCAGTTCGAGGACTAC GTCCAGAGTGTGGATATTGCTGCCTTCAACAAGATCTGA
- the eef1da gene encoding eukaryotic translation elongation factor 1 delta a (guanine nucleotide exchange protein) isoform X1 translates to MENHRRPRAKEESRQEPTRNLPKSNDGRRKRIRSSRSENQGSEEEGHHHHDMTSQGNKGEKVWFNRNLYEQADDDYQNLLSAGAGVPPASSSPKDRIPRTLVFRAKRNGAQQSRDEDTQMHTHSYVSRQLQRGSTHHRSSSEPQKDRQLPKSSRKRVFSETERSPQKRDNITMSGLQGLAQENIWFDKSRYDEAERCFYEGANGIPQTSQERDASAILQDIAKARQNIQQSLTGVKTALQGSKGHARAPKPRERKSSQNASKSEDQSELVSRLKSLELDNRNLHKVVDDLRATLSKLESRMASLEKTQAPATKGVTVTKAAPVQKPKVEEHNGADDEDDDIDLFGSDEEDEEAERIKAERVKEYSQRKAKKPALIAKSSILLDVKPWDDETDMSKLEECVRSVQMDGLLWGASKLVPVGYGIKKLQINCVVEDDKVGTDILEEEITQFEDYVQSVDIAAFNKI, encoded by the exons ATGGAGAACCACCGAAGGCCTCGAGCCAAAGAAGAATCTAGACAAGAACCGACAAGAAATCTGCCAAAATCCAATGACGGAAGGAGAAAACGTATTCGTTCATCCCGGTCTGAAAATCAAGGTTCTGAAGAAGAAGGTCATCACCATCATGATATGACCTCTCAGGGAAATAAAGGAGAGAAGGTCTGGTTCAATCGCAACTTGTATGAGCAGGCCGACGACGACTATCAAAACTTGTTGAGCGCCGGGGCGGGCGTTCCTCCGGCTTCTTCCTCTCCAAAAGACCGAATTCCCCGCACCCTGGTCTTCAGGGCTAAACGCAATGGTGCACAACAATCTCGAGATGAGGACACCCAAATGCACACCCATTCCTATGTGTCACGCCAACTGCAGCGGGGTTCAACCCATCATCGCTCGTCATCCGAACCCCAGAAAGATCGACAGCTCCCAAAAAGTAGCAGGAAGAGGGTCTTCTCTGAAACTGAACGCTCCCCTCAAAAAAGGGACAA CATCACAATGAGTGGACTTCAGGGACTCGCCCAGGAGAACATCTGGTTTGACAAGTCCAGATACGACGAGGCTGAAAGATGCTTCTACGAGGGTGCAAACGGCATCCCTCAGACATCTCAG GAGAGAGATGCTAGTGCCATCCTGCAGGACATTGCTAAAGCCCGACAGAATATCCAGCAATCCCTTACCGGA GTGAAGACTGCTCTTCAGGGTAGTAAAGGGCACGCGCGCGCTCCGAAACCACGGGAGAGGAAGAGC AGTCAGAATGCCAGCAAGTCTGAGGATCAGAGCGAACTGGTCTCACGTTTGAAGAGTCTTGAACTGGACAACAGGAATCTGCACAAAG TGGTGGATGATCTGAGAGCCACACTGTCCAAACTGGAGTCCAGAATGGCCTCCCTGGAGAAAACTCAAGCACCAGCTACAAAAGGAGTTACTGTCACCAAG gCTGCTCCTGTCCAGAAGCCCAAGGTGGAGGAACACAACGGTGCAGATGATGAAGACGACGACATTGACCTGTTTGGCAGTGATGAAGAAGACGAAGAGGCAGAGCGCATTAAAGCAGAGCGTGTGAAGGAATACTCCCAGAGAAAAGCCAAAAAACCAGCCCTCATCGCCAAATCCTCCATCCTGCTGGACGTCAAACCT TGGGACGATGAGACGGACATGTCGAAGCTGGAGGAGTGCGTTCGCTCCGTTCAGATGGACGGGCTCCTGTGGGGAGCTTCAAAGCTGGTCCCCGTCGGCTACGGCATCAAAAAGCTGCAGATCAACTGCGTGGTCGAAGACGACAAAGTGGGAACAGACATTCTGGAGGAGGAGATCACCCAGTTCGAGGACTAC GTCCAGAGTGTGGATATTGCTGCCTTCAACAAGATCTGA
- the eef1da gene encoding eukaryotic translation elongation factor 1 delta a (guanine nucleotide exchange protein) isoform X2, with protein sequence MENHRRPRAKEESRQEPTRNLPKSNDGRRKRIRSSRSENQGSEEEGHHHHDMTSQGNKGEKVWFNRNLYEQADDDYQNLLSAGAGVPPASSSPKDRIPRTLVFRAKRNGAQQSRDEDTQMHTHSYVSRQLQRGSTHHRSSSEPQKDRQLPKSSRKRVFSETERSPQKRDNITMSGLQGLAQENIWFDKSRYDEAERCFYEGANGIPQTSQVKTALQGSKGHARAPKPRERKSSQNASKSEDQSELVSRLKSLELDNRNLHKVVDDLRATLSKLESRMASLEKTQAPATKGVTVTKAAPVQKPKVEEHNGADDEDDDIDLFGSDEEDEEAERIKAERVKEYSQRKAKKPALIAKSSILLDVKPWDDETDMSKLEECVRSVQMDGLLWGASKLVPVGYGIKKLQINCVVEDDKVGTDILEEEITQFEDYVQSVDIAAFNKI encoded by the exons ATGGAGAACCACCGAAGGCCTCGAGCCAAAGAAGAATCTAGACAAGAACCGACAAGAAATCTGCCAAAATCCAATGACGGAAGGAGAAAACGTATTCGTTCATCCCGGTCTGAAAATCAAGGTTCTGAAGAAGAAGGTCATCACCATCATGATATGACCTCTCAGGGAAATAAAGGAGAGAAGGTCTGGTTCAATCGCAACTTGTATGAGCAGGCCGACGACGACTATCAAAACTTGTTGAGCGCCGGGGCGGGCGTTCCTCCGGCTTCTTCCTCTCCAAAAGACCGAATTCCCCGCACCCTGGTCTTCAGGGCTAAACGCAATGGTGCACAACAATCTCGAGATGAGGACACCCAAATGCACACCCATTCCTATGTGTCACGCCAACTGCAGCGGGGTTCAACCCATCATCGCTCGTCATCCGAACCCCAGAAAGATCGACAGCTCCCAAAAAGTAGCAGGAAGAGGGTCTTCTCTGAAACTGAACGCTCCCCTCAAAAAAGGGACAA CATCACAATGAGTGGACTTCAGGGACTCGCCCAGGAGAACATCTGGTTTGACAAGTCCAGATACGACGAGGCTGAAAGATGCTTCTACGAGGGTGCAAACGGCATCCCTCAGACAT CTCAGGTGAAGACTGCTCTTCAGGGTAGTAAAGGGCACGCGCGCGCTCCGAAACCACGGGAGAGGAAGAGC AGTCAGAATGCCAGCAAGTCTGAGGATCAGAGCGAACTGGTCTCACGTTTGAAGAGTCTTGAACTGGACAACAGGAATCTGCACAAAG TGGTGGATGATCTGAGAGCCACACTGTCCAAACTGGAGTCCAGAATGGCCTCCCTGGAGAAAACTCAAGCACCAGCTACAAAAGGAGTTACTGTCACCAAG gCTGCTCCTGTCCAGAAGCCCAAGGTGGAGGAACACAACGGTGCAGATGATGAAGACGACGACATTGACCTGTTTGGCAGTGATGAAGAAGACGAAGAGGCAGAGCGCATTAAAGCAGAGCGTGTGAAGGAATACTCCCAGAGAAAAGCCAAAAAACCAGCCCTCATCGCCAAATCCTCCATCCTGCTGGACGTCAAACCT TGGGACGATGAGACGGACATGTCGAAGCTGGAGGAGTGCGTTCGCTCCGTTCAGATGGACGGGCTCCTGTGGGGAGCTTCAAAGCTGGTCCCCGTCGGCTACGGCATCAAAAAGCTGCAGATCAACTGCGTGGTCGAAGACGACAAAGTGGGAACAGACATTCTGGAGGAGGAGATCACCCAGTTCGAGGACTAC GTCCAGAGTGTGGATATTGCTGCCTTCAACAAGATCTGA